CGGTCTTCACCTCGGCCCAGAGCACGCTGAAGAACCCTCCCAAGCTGTGGACAGAGATCGCCCTCATGCAGGCGGTCGGCACGCGCGCGCTCTATGCCGAGACACTGCCGAAAGCCTTCGCTCCCGTGAAGGATGCCTCCTTGCAGTCCCAGTTCCAGCAGGAGCAAGCGCGCTGCCTGGCTGCCATCGACGCCTACATCCGCTTCCTGCGTGAGGACTTGCTGCCCCGCTCTCAGGGGGAGTTCCCCATCGGCGAGCAGGTGTACCGCCAGAAGCTGCAATATGAGGAGGGCGTCACCGAGGACATCGACTCGCTGCTGGCCTGGGGCCACGCGGAGCTGAAGCGCACACAGGCCCAGTTCCGTGAGGTGGCCGGCCGCATCACCCGCGGCAAGGCGCCCATGGACGTCTACCAGGAGCTGGGCAAAGAGCACCCCGCCCCGGCGGCACTGGTAGACACCACGCGCGCCACGCTGGAGGAGCTGCGCCAGTTCGTCATCGACCGGAACATCATCACCGTGCCCAGCGAAGTGCGGGCCCAGGTGGCCGAGACACCCGCCTTCAGCCGGGCGCTCTCCTTCGCCAGCATCAGCATCGTGGGCCCCTTCGAGACGCGCGCCACCGAGGCCTACTACTACGTGACGCCCCCCGAGCCCACGTGGAGCGCGGAGCAGGTGGAGCAGCACATGAGCTTCTACAACCGCTACGCGCTGCCCATCGTCTCCATCCATGAGGCCTACCCCGGCCACTACGTGCAGTTCCTGTGGACCCGGAAGGTGGACTCGAAGGTGCGGCAACTGCTCGGCTCGGGTTCGTTCAGTGAGGGATGGGGCCTCTACACCGAGCAGATGATGCTCGACGAGGGCTACGGCGGCGGCGGGCTCCAGGGGGACAAGCTGCGGCTCAACCAGCTCGCCCTCTACCTCCAGCGCCTGGCGCGCTACGTGGTGGGCCTGTCCCTGCACACCCGGGGGATGACGTACGCGCAAGCCGTGAGCTTCTTCGAGCAGGAGGCCTACATGACGCGCACCAACGCCGAGCGGGAGGCGCGCCGGGGCACGTCGGATCCCACCTACCTCGTGTACGCCCTGGGCAAGAAGCTGATCCTCCAACTTCGCGAGGACGCCCAGGCGAAATGGGGAGCGGACTTCACCCTGCGACGCTTCCACGATGAACTCGTCTCGTACGGCTACCCCCCCATTCCCATTTTGCGCAGGCTGATGCTCGGCGAGGACCCGGGTTAGCGAGGCTGGCACCCCGTTCACCGTACGGCTGCCACGAAGCGCCTGAGCGTCCAGCCAGAACCCTCCGGCTGGACGCCCTTCTTCAGCGGCTGTTTTCTGCGCCTTAGAACTGCAGGCTCCACTTGTCGAGGTAGCCCGTGTCACCCGCCGCCTTGTCATTGACGCGGAGCTTCCAGGTCCCGTTGGCCACCTCGCTGGAGGCATTCACGGTGTAGGTGGTGACAATGTTGTCCGTGCCGCTGCCCGTGTAGTTGTGCAACCCGTAGACAGAGCCATCGGGCGCGACCAGGTCCACTTTCAGGTCACCCTGATAGGTGTGGTAGATCGACACGCTGACCTTCAGCGTCGACGGAGCATTGCCCGTGCGGCCGCTCACGGTGATCGGGCTCTCGATCGTGGTGTTGTCCAGGATGGAGAAGTCGGTGGTGTTCTCGAAGAACGACTGGCCTCCGCCTCCGCTGCCCGCAGTGAAGCTGCCCAGCAGCTTGACGGCCGAGAAGGTGGAGTAGCCGCGCACCAGCACATGGTAGGTGCCCGCCTGAGGGCTGGCGAACGCGCAGCTCTCGGCATTGCCACTCTTGTACGGACGGCAGTCGTAGGTGGTGGTGGTCGGCGCGGAGCCGGACTTCACGTAGAGGTCCGCATCACCCGTGCCCTCGGAGGTTGCAATCGTCAGGTTGGTCGAACCGGCCGGCACCTCCAAGGTGTAGCGCAGCTCGGTGTTGGCGCTGCCCGCGAGGCCGGTGACCGGAACATTGTTCGTCAGGACGTTGCCGCCCGGCGGGTTGGGGTTGCCTCCGCCCTTGGCCGCTTGCACGGCCGCATAGGCATTGACGATGCCGGCGCCGCAGCCGCCCGTGCAGGAGCCCGGAAGCGCCCGCGCGGTGCTCTTGAGGATGGTTTCGATCTCCGCGGGGGTCTTGCTCGCCACCGACTGGATCAGGGCCACCACGCCGGCCACGTGCGGCGCGGCCATGGACGTGCCCTGGTAGGTCCCATCGTAGGTCTCCGAGCCCGGCGTCGTGCTCCCCGTGTTCAGTGTGGACAGAACGCCGTAGGAGCCGTCTCCGCCCGGCGCGGTGACATCGATCAGCGCGCCGTAGTTGGAGTACGAGGCCCGAGCGCCCGTCTTGCCGTTGGCGGCGACCGCGATGACGTTGTTGCAGTTGGCGGGGCTGAAGCCCGACACGTTGGCGTTCGAGTTGCCCGCAGCGATCACCAGCACGGTGCCCCGACCCACCGCGGCGTTGATCGCGCTCTGGGACGTGCTGCCACAGGAGCCGCTGCCGCCCAGGCTCAGGTTGATGACCTTCGCCGGATTGGCGTTCGCGGGCACGCCGGAGACGGTGCCGCCGGAAGCCCAGATGATGGCGTCGGAGATATCCGAGTCATAACCGCCTCCCCGCCCGAGCACGCGGACCGGAGAGATCTTCGCGCCGTAGGCCACACCGGCCACACCCTTGGAATTGTTGGTCACCGCGGCGATGGTGCCGGCCACGTGCGTGCCGTGCCAACTCGAGGAATACCCTCCCTCGAAGTCACCGGGATCGCTCGGATCCGCATCGCGGCCGTTGCCGTCCCCGGCCACCGTCGTATCCACGATGAAGTCGTAGCCCGCGACGACGTTGGCGTTGAGATCGCTGTGGCTGGTAATGCCCGTATCGAGCACCGCGACCACGACGCCGCTGCCCGTGGCCAGATCCCAGGCAGGGGGCGCGTTGAGTCCGCCCACGGCATCGAAGTAGTGCCATTGCTCGCTGTAGCGCGTGTCATTGGGGGTGGCGAACGGCTTGTTGAGGCGATCCACCTCGACGTATTCCACATTCGGATCGGCGGCGAGCTCGCGCATCAGCGCCTCGGCGCCCGCACGGTCCAGCTTGCGGTCCACGGAGACCACGTCAGCCCCGACCGCGAGCCTGCGGACATGGCCCAGCGCCAGGGGGGCAGCCCCTTTGAGCGACACCGCGCGTTGCGTGGTGGCCTCCAGATGGCGTTGCACACTCTCCGGCTGGGCGAACGCCGCGCTGTCTTCCCGGTACTTGACGATGAAGCGATTGAACTGCCCTTCCGCCTGCAGGGTATTGAGTTCAATGCGCCCGGCGGCCTCTGCGGGACTGCCTACCGCGGCCACCCCCAACGCAGACGTGGCAGTGAGCGCTTGCAGCCAAAGCGAGCCAATGAAGCGATTCATTCGTGATGCTCCCTGGATGATATGAAATGCATACAGCGGCCCAGCAGACCGCTGTCTTCTCGTCGTCACCGGTCCAGGGCATTCCGCTCCCCGCGTTCCATCAATCCTCGCGGAGGCTCAGCGCACGCCTCTGGACGGCCGCATCGCCCCCGGATGTTTCACGCGGTAAATCGATGCTAAACGTGGAAGTTTGCAGTGTCAATCACATGTATCAATACGCGTAAAACAGAATAACCGGGTATCATTCCGTCACCGGCCGCGCATGTTCTCAAGGAACGAGAGGATGTGCTTGCCACACGCCTCTGGCTGCTCCATCGGAAAGAGATGGGCCGTGTTGGGCAGCTCTTCGGTCTTCACCCCCGGCACGGTGCGGCGGACACGATTCAGGGCCTCGGGAAGAAACACATCCGAGTCACCGCCCCGTATCACGAGGGCCGACACGCGCAAGGAACGAAGGCTCCGCCAGGCGTCACGGGGTGACGTCTCGAAAATGCGGGCCTCCCAATCCCTGGGGATGGTCAGGCGGAAATCCCCCCCTGGCGTCCGGGTGAGGCCAGAGGTGATGTAGTCCTGGAAGCATTCGGGATCGAACCGCTGGAAGAGGGGCTTGCCGCGCAGCTTCCCTGCGGCCTCCTCACGAGAGCTCCAGGACTCGCGTCGGCGCCGGGCCTGGCTCGCAGGAGGAATCCAGCTCCGGATCCCCAGCAGCGACAAGCCCCGGACCGCCAGGAGGAGATGGCCCGTGAGCAGCACCGGATCCAGCGCCACCACGGCCCGGAAGAGCCGGGGCTGCCGTGCGGCGGCCAGCAAGGTGGCCACGCCGCCCAGGCTGTGTCCCACGCCGATCACGCCCTCCATGCCCCGGGCCTGCAAGGCTTGGATCAGATCATCGGCCACGTCATCCCAGGTCTGGACCGCCATCGGGTCCGTCCCGGGCACCAGCCAGCGGTTCCTCACGGTGACGACGTGGTACCGGGGCTTCAGCAGCTCAATGAGCTTGCGGTAGGTGCCCGGCGGAAAACCGTTGGCGTGCGCGAGGTGCAGCACCGGACCGGTGCCGCCCCAGTCATCCAGCTCCAACGGAGCGCTCATCGCGCTCAGTTGTACGTTGCCGTGAAGAAGATCATGAAATTGGCGGCGTTCCAGTCGTCTTCGGTCTCTTGGCTCCGGATGCGCCCCAGGGCCAGCTCGGCGCCCAAGCCCAGACCCCAGTTGTCGCTCACCCACCACTCCTTGCCGAGCCCCAGGTGCAAGCCTCCCCCGAGGTCCGTCTCGGCCAGGGTCCCCTCATCGTCACTGATGCTGAGTTGGGTGAAGGAGAGAGCGCCCGAGACGTAGAAGTTGCTGGGCATGAGGTAATAGGTGGCCCCCACGCCGACCGCGGCAAAGTTGAGGCTCACGCTGTCCGCCCCTCCGCGGACGGTGAGTTTGCCGACCTCGAAATCCGGGCCTGGGACGGAGGTGCCGAACAGCTTCCCGTAGAGAATGAGGTTGCGCGTCAACGCGCCACCAATCTCCGCATTGAGCCCGACCGCGCCCCCCTTGAGCGTCAGGTCTGTCGACGTGGCATCGGCATGGGTGTAACCGCCGCCCAACTGCAAGCGCAGGAAGAAGCCGTCATGGGTGTAGCGGCCACCATCGTCCTCGGCACTCGCGATCGATGCCGTGAGCAGCACAGCAGCCAAGATCCAACTGTCTCGAATCATGAACCCATTCCTCGGTCAGTGAGCCCGTTCCGGCCAGGGCCCCACCCGCTTTATGCCGCGAGAAGGCTCCGGACAGCCAGCTTTCCATGGCACCGCTCACGCGAAGAGTGCGAGCAGATCGTCGCGGGTGATGGCCGTCGCCGCGCCCGCCTCGCTCAGGGCCGCCTCGAAGATCGCGCGCTTCTTCTCCTGGAGTCCGAGAATGCGCTCTTCCACGGTCCCCTGAGACACCAACCGGTACACCATCACGGGACGTTCCTGGCCGATGCGGTGCGCCCGGTCCGCCGCCTGCGCCTCCACCGCCGGGTTCCACCAAGGGTCCATCAGGAAGACGTGGTCCGCCGCGGTGAGGTTCAGCCCGGTGCCGCCCGCCTTGAGCGACATCAACATCACGGGCGCTCCCTCGGGGGACTGGAAGCGTGTGGTCACCGCGCCGCGATCGGCCGTCGTTCCATCCAGGCGCTCGAAGGAGATTCCCGCCCCCTTGAGCCCCGGTTCGATCAGATCGAGCAGCGAGGTCCACTGGGAGAACACCAGCGCCTTGTGCCCTTCCGAGACGGCGGTGCTGAGTGCCTCCACGAGCGTCTGAACCTTCGAAGACGACGTGGCATGCTGGCCCGGCACGAGCGCCGAGTGGCAGGCCGCCTGGCGCAGGCGCAGCAGCGCCTCCAACGCCTTCAGCACGCTGCCCCCTTCGTTCAGCAGGGCCACCACCTCCGCGCGCGTGGCCGCCATGACCGCGTCGTAGACGGCTCGCTCCCGGTCGTCCAAGGACACGTGCATCACGGACTCGGTGCGCGGCGGCAATTCGGGCGCCACATCCCGCTTGAGCCTTCGGAGCACGAAGGGCCGGATGCGCCTGCGCAGCCGCTCGGCCGCATCGGCCTGGCCATCGGTGATCGGCCGAGCCAGACGCTCCTCGAAGTACCGGCGCCCTCCCAGCAGGCCTGGGTTCACGAAGTGCATCAGGCTCCAGAGTTCTTCCAGCCGGTTCTCCAGCGGAGTACCGCTGATCGCCAGCCGGAAACCCGCCTTGAGCCCGAACGCCGCGCGCGCCACCTGGCTCTCGGGGTTCTTGATGGCCTGGGCCTCGTCCAGGATGACGGCATCCCACGCGCGTCCCGCGAGCACGGCCGCATCCAGCCGCAAGAGGGAGTACGTCGTGAGCGTCACATCCGTGGCGTCGTCCAACGCCCGGCCCGGTCCGTGGTACACGCCCACCCGGAGCGAGGGCCGGAAGCGCTTGAGTTCCGCGGCCCAGTTGGGAAGCACGCTGGTGGGGCAGACCACGAGGGTCTTGGGCCCCAGGACACACAGCGTCTGGAGTGTTTTTCCCAGGCCCATGTCGTCCGCAAGGATTCCGCCGAGCCCCGCGCCGCGGAGGAAGCGCAGCCAGCTCACCCCCTGCAACTGATAGGCGCGCAGCGTCGCGGTGAGATCCCCCGGCAGCTCTGGGGGCGGGAGCTTCTCGAAGCCTTCGATCATCGGCGCCAGACGGTCGAGGCCCAGCGGCGGGGGCTGCTCGAGCGTCTCACACAGGGCGGACAGCTCCGGCAGGGCGTGGTTGGCAACCTTGCCATCCTCCTGGCGCGCGGCCAGGAGGTCCGCCACGCGCTGCCCGTTCTTGTCCAGCCACGCCCTGGGGAGAGGCGCCCATCCGCCTCCATCCAACGGCACGAGTCCCAGCCCTTCGGTCCACGCACGAATCACCGCCGCCGCGTCCACGGTCTGCGGCCCTCCCTTGCCCCCCTCCACCTGGAACTCGAGCGTGAAGCGAATCTCGGGCACGCCTGAGCCCGAGACAGCCGAATCCAGTTGGAGCGAGGGACGCAGGCGGACATCGGGGCTCACGATGCCCGCGCCGTCGCCGGTGAGATCTCCGCGCCAGCGCCGCAGCTTGTCCGCCCAGCGCACCATCTCCTGGCCCTGCACGGTCAGCCGCCGACCGGGAACCAGGTTCAGCTCGTCCCGGAGTTGATGAACCAAGCGCTGCTCGGCCGCCTCGTCGCGCAGGGGCACCGCCCCCCGCAGGTAGACCATCTTGCCGTTGTCGATCCGCACCGAGGGAGGCGCCCCGTAGACGAGCGTCGGCAGCACCGAGAGCCCGGAGTCCAGTTGATGGAGTTCCACCTGGATGCGCGGCTTCAAGTCCCTGTCGATGGACGGCAGGCGCCTGCTACGAACCTCGACCGGCATGCGGCGGACCAACTCGGGCAACACCTTCGCGGAGAGCTCTCCCAGTTGCTCGGGCGCGTAGGTGCGCACGATGGGGAGGTTCTGGAGCCACGGCCCCGTCATGGACGTCTCGCCCAGCCGGGCCAGCGCGTCCCCGCACAGCGCGACGCCTGGGCTCACCACTTCCACGATGCGGGGGTCCCGCATCACCGTCACGGCCCACTGCGCGCCCCGATCCTCCACGACAGCCTTCGGAGCGACCAGCTCATCCGAGACGGCCACAGGCCGCCCATCCAGCAGCACGTTGCGCGCGGGCTCCAACGCCTTGAGCAGCGCATCCAGCCGCTCGGGAGGAATGGCCCCGCGGGTGCGGCGCTCCAGGAGCCGGTCCACGACCAGATCCGACTGTTCGATCTGCATCTCCGCCGCCCGGGCCGGTTGGGCCATGAGGGACGTCAAGCTTCCCTCGAGGGCCTCCTCCTTCCCGTCCGCGTGCGCCAGGGTCCGCTGGAGCTGAAGCCCGCCATCGACCCGTGTGAAGTGGTACACCACGCGCGACCACCGGTTCGCGGTTGCCACGAGCGGCGTCTCCTGCTTCTCCGCCTGTTGAACCGAGATGGCTGCCGCCACCACGTGCTCACAGGGATCCACCTGGCTGGGGCAATCGCACTCCCACACCGCATCGATCGGATACAGGGTGACGGTGAGGGCCACCGAACGTCCCGGGGCGCGGACGCGCAGTTCCAGCTCCTTCTCCGTCTGGGACTGGAGCGCAACGGCGCCTGCGCGGGCAAGCTTCACACCATTGGCCCAGATTCCCGGGCGAGCCTCCTGACGAACGGCTTCGAGCAATTGAGCGGTCGCGGACATGGAAGACGCGACCTACGCTCCGCGCGCGTCGCGTGCAACGCGGATGAGGCCGGGGGGGCAAGAAGGGGCCTCCCCGTCCGTCCATGCTGCGCCGCGTCATCACTACTTGCCTCTTGGAAGCTCCCTCATTCATTGACCCGCCCTGGACCCAGGAGGAACCTCTCCGCGACGTTTTGCGCGGAGGGGACATGAGGGGTTTGGCAAGCAAGGTGGGTTGGGCACTGCTCGCCGTCGTGGGCGCGTTCTGCCTGGGGACGGTGGCGCTGCACCGAGGTGAGACAATCAACGCGACCTGGCTGGTGGTGGCCGCGGTCTCCGTCTTGATGATCGGCTATCGCTTCTACAGCCGCTTCATCGCCCAGAAGGCACTTCAGTTGGATCCCTCCCGGGCCACGCCCGCCCAGCGTCACAACGACGGGCTGGACTATGTCCCCACCGACAAGTGGGTGCTCTTCGGCCACCACTTCGCGGCCATCGCAGGCGCGGGCCCTCTGGTCGGCCCTGTCCTCGCCGCGCAGATGGGCTACCTGCCCGGCACCTTGTGGATCCTCTCGGGCGTGGTGCTCGCGGGCGCGGTGCAGGACTTCACCATCCTGTTCCTGTCCGTCCGGCGCAACGGCAAGTCCCTGGGCGACATGGTGCGGATGGAGTTGGGGCCCGCGGCCGGCGTCGTGGCGATGATCGGCGTGCTGATGATCATGATGATCATCCTCGCGGTGCTCGCCCTGGTGGTCGTCAAAGCGCTGGCGTCCAGTCCCTGGGGAACCTTCACGGTCGCCATGACCATCCCCATCGCGCTGCTGATGGGAGGATACCTCCGCTACCTTCGCCCAGGGCGGGTGCTCGAGGTGTCCCTCATCGGCTTCGTGCTGCTGATGCTGTCGATCTGGCTGGGCGGCCATGTCGCCGAGGATCCCGCCCTGGCGCCCCTGTTCACCTACGATGGCAAGGCCCTGGCGTGGATGTTGATCGCCTATGGCTTCTGCGCCTCGGTCCTGCCGGTGTGGCTGCTGCTGGCCCCGCGCGACTACCTGTCGACCTTCCTGAAGATCGGCACCATTCTCGTGCTGGCGGTGGGCATCGTCCTGGCCATGCCCGAGCTGCGGATGCCCGCAGTCACCAAGTTCATTGATGGCAGCGGGCCCGTGTTCTCCGGCAACCTGTTCCCCTTCCTGTTCATCACCATCGCCTGTGGGGCGGTGTCCGGCTGGCACTCGCTCATCTCCTCGGGCACCACCCCGAAGATGCTCGCCAATGAAGGCGAAGCGCGCCTGGTGGGCTACGGCTCGATGCTCATGGAGGCCTTCGTCGCCATCATGGCGCTCATCTCCGCCTCGGTGCTGCAACCCGGCGTCTACTTCGCCATGAACTCCCCGGCCGGCCTGATTGGCACCACCGCCGAACAGGCCGCGCAGGTGATCAGCCAGTGGGGCTTCGTGATTACCCCGGAGATGCTCACCCAGACCGCCCGGGAAATCGGCGAGACGTCCATCCTGTCCCGCGCGGGCGGAGCGCCCACGCTGGCCGTGGGCATGGCGCAGATCCTCCACGGGCTGGTCGGCGGGGAAGGCATGATGGCCTTCTGGTACCACTACGCCATCCTGTTCGAGGCGCTGTTCATCCTCACCACCGTGGACGCGGGCACCCGGGTGGGCCGCTTCATGATCCAGGAGCTGGCGGGCCTCGTCTACGCGCCCTTGAAGAGGACCGACTCGTGGGGCGCCAACCTGGCCGCCACGGCCCTGTGCGTGACAGGTTGGGGATACTTCCTCTATCAGGGGGTGGCGGATCCGCTGGGCGGCATCAACACGCTGTGGCCCCTGTTCGGCATTGCCAACCAGATGCTCGCCGCCATCGCGCTCATCCTCGCCACCGTCGTCCTCGTGAAGATGAAGCGCGAGCGCTACTTGTGGATCCCCGCCCTGCCGGCCGTGTGGCTGATCATCTGCACCCTGACGGCGGGCGCCGAGAAGGTGTTCAGCAGCAACCCGCGGGTCAGCTTCCTGGCCCACGCCCGCGGCTTCCAGGAGGCGGTGGCCACCGGCAAGGTGCTGGCCCCCGCCAAGTCCCTGGAGGAGATGCAGCAGGTCATCACCAACGACTACGTGGATGCCGCCCTCACCGTGCTGTTCATGCTGGTCGTCGTCACGACCCTCGTGTTCGGCATCCGCGCCGCGCTGGCGGCACGCCGCTCGGCGGTCCCCACGGCCCAGGAGAGCCCCTACGAGCCCCTGGCCCCGGCGGGGCCCGTGACATGACCGGGGCCGTCCAACAGCTCTGGCGCAGGGCGGTACAGACCGCCCGTTTGCTGATCGGAGTGCCCGACTACGACACCTATGTCGAGCACATGCGACAGCACCACCCAGAGCGGCCGGTGATGAGCTATCCCGACTTCTTCAACGAGCGCATGCAGGCGCGATATCGCAGCGGTGGAGGGCGCTGTTGTTGAGACGAGGGCTGGCGAGACTCATTGCCAGCGCCAGACAAAACAGTATTATCTGTTTTGTCTCAAAAACCCTCAGTCTGGAGAAATCGTGATGCGCCAGAGCCTTCGTTTCTCTCTTGTGCTGTCGCTCCTCGCCGCCTCCGTGGGGGCCGCGTTCGTGGTCCCTGCCGCTGCGTCCGCCGCTGACTGTACCCCCTATTGCTACAAGCACCCCATCACCGGGGCGTGGATCTGCACCCCTCCCTGTCCGTAGTCCCTCGGCCCACGTGTCTCTCGCGCCCGCCCACTCCCCGAGTGGCCGGGCGCGAATGTTTTCCCCCCCTCAGGAACCTTCCATGAACCCACGTCCCCCTTCGGGCCAGCGCCTGCAAAGCAAGCTGCCCCTTGCCGCACTCATGCTGTGCACACTTCCCTTCTCCGCCGCGCAGGCTGCGGGTGAATCCGTCCAGGTCTGGTTGACGACCACCTCGGGCAGCACCCTCTCCAAGAAGCTGAGCGCCGAGGCCGCCAAGACGTTCGGGCCGGAGAGCGGCACGTCCACCGTCATCGACGTCAACGAGTCTGTGTCCTATCAGACCATTGATGGCTTCGGCGGCGCGCTCACCGACTCCTCCGCCTGGCTCATCTTCAACTCACCCCAGCGCAACACCATCATGAACGACCTGTTCAGCGTGGGCAGCGGCGCCGGGTACAGCATGGTCCGGCTGCCCATGGGCTCATCGGACTTCGCGCGCAGCCATTACACCTACGACCAGACCTGCTGCGATCTGAACGACTTCTCGGTGAGCCACGACGTTCCCTACATCATCCCGCTCCTCCAGCAGGCGCGGCAGATCAACCCCGAAGTGAAGATCATGGCCGTGCCGTGGAGCGCGCCCGCCTGGCTGAAGTTCAACAACTCGCTGACCGGTGGCGGGTACCTGCGCAACGACCAGTACGGCCTGTATGCCAATTACTTCGTGAAGTTTCTCCAGGCCTACAACGGCTACGGGCTGCCCATCTACGCCCTCAGCATCCAGAACGAGCCGCACCACGCCGCCGCCAACTACGCGTCCATGCAAATGGAACCTGCGGACCAGTCGAACTTCGCGGCCCAGAACCTGCGGCCCGCGCTGAACAACGCCGGCTTTGGTGGGGTGAAGATCCTCGCTTGGGACCACAACTGGTACGAAAACGGCAGCGTGTCGCGCTTTCCGTTCGACGTGATGAGCCACGGCGGCGGCCAAGCCCAGGCGGCGGTGGCCGGCGCGGCCTACCACTGCTACGAGAGCCCGGACGGGGCCTTCAGCGTCCAGTCCGACTTCCGCAACACCTACCCCAACGAGGAAGTCCACTTCACCGAGTGCTCGGGCGGAGCGTGGGCCACGGACGCGGCCGGCAACCTGACGTGGGAGCTGCGCAACAACGTCATCGGCCCCCTGCGCAACTGGGCGCGGACCTCGCTGTATTGGAACATCGCGCTCGATCCGAACCATGGCCCCCGCGTGGGCGGCTGCGAGAACTGCCGCGGCATGCTCACCGTGAACAACAGCAACGGCACCTATACGAAGAACGAGGACTATTACGCCTGGGCTCACTTCGCGAAGGTGGTGCGCTCCGGCGCGGTGCGGCTCTCCTCGACGTCGCTGGGCAACGGCAGCATCGAAACCGTCGCCTTCAGGAACCCGGATGGCTCGCTGTCCCTGGTAGCGCTGAACTCCCACGGCTCCCAGGCGCTCACCTTCAAGGTCCGGTGGGCCGGCCAGTCCTTCGACTACACGCTGCCGGCGCGCTCGGTGGCCTCGTTCAAGTGGAGCCGGGGCACCGCGAGCACGGCCTACCGCATCGTGAACAAGGCGACGGGCCGCTGCCTGGACATCGCCGGGCCCAGCACCACGGACGGCGCCGCCATCCACCAGTGGGGCTGCCACACCGGATCCAGCCAGCAATGGGCGATGGAGGCCACTGACAATGGCTACTACCGGCTCGTGTCGCGCTACAGCGGCAAGGCGATCGATGTCGCCGACATGAGCGCGGCCGACGGCGCGAAGCTCCAGCAGTGGACTGTGACGGGTGCCACCCATCAGCAGTTCAAGCCCGTCTCCCTGGGCAATGGCTACAGCCGGTTGGAGGCGCGCCACAGCGGCAAGGTGCTCGACGTCACGGACTGCACCACGAGCACCGACGGCGCCAGGATTCAGCAGTGGGCCTGGTCCAACAATGACTGTCAGCAGTTCCGGCTCGAACCCATGTAACGCTCTCCGGCTCATGACGTAGTGCGTCGTGAGACGGGCCGTCCGTGACAGCCCGCGTCAATGACGCACGGAGCCATCTTCAGTCCCGTGATCCTGTCGACATTTAAAGGGTCTCGGGACTGTTTCATTTCAGAGTGTCAGCTCCTTCTGATAGGCACTTGACCGGAGTTTGCGCACAAGCTGGACCGCCATCCTCATGGCCAAGCGCACCGCCTCCGCCAACACCGCCACGAAGGAGAAGACATGCGACGGCTGACCGCCTGGAGGAAGCTCGTTCCTCTCACCGCCCTGCTCTTGTTGTCCCAGGGAGCCTGCTCGGATGATGACGAGAAGCCCACGCCGACGGACCCCACCGACCCGACGGATCCCGACCCGGTCGATCCCATTCCCGCGCTGCAGCACCTCGCGGACTGGCCCCGGGTCCAGAGTCCTTTCCCGCGCGACGAGGCCCTCGAGGCTCGGATCGACGCGTTGGTGAAGGCGATGACGCTCGAGGAGAAGGTCGGGCAGATGACCCAACCTCAGATCGACAACATCACCCCTGAGGAGGTCAAGCAGTACCACATCGGCTCGGTGCTGAACGGTGGCGGCAACTGGCCCGGCGGCAAGAAGGGCGCGACGGTCGAGGAGTGGCTGACCCTCGCGGATGCGTTCTGGGCGGCCTCGATGGATCCGTCCAACGCCCACCCGATCCCCATCATGTGGGGCACGGACGCGGTCCACGGGCACAACAACGTGCGCGGCGCGACGATGTTCCCCCACAACATTGGCCTGGGCGCCGCGCGGGATCCGGAGCTGCTCAAGCGCATTGGCGAGGTGACGGCCAGCGAGGTGGCGCGCACCGGCATCGACTGGGCCTTCGGTCCCA
This genomic window from Stigmatella ashevillena contains:
- a CDS encoding alpha/beta fold hydrolase, with amino-acid sequence MSAPLELDDWGGTGPVLHLAHANGFPPGTYRKLIELLKPRYHVVTVRNRWLVPGTDPMAVQTWDDVADDLIQALQARGMEGVIGVGHSLGGVATLLAAARQPRLFRAVVALDPVLLTGHLLLAVRGLSLLGIRSWIPPASQARRRRESWSSREEAAGKLRGKPLFQRFDPECFQDYITSGLTRTPGGDFRLTIPRDWEARIFETSPRDAWRSLRSLRVSALVIRGGDSDVFLPEALNRVRRTVPGVKTEELPNTAHLFPMEQPEACGKHILSFLENMRGR
- a CDS encoding S8 family serine peptidase, producing MNRFIGSLWLQALTATSALGVAAVGSPAEAAGRIELNTLQAEGQFNRFIVKYREDSAAFAQPESVQRHLEATTQRAVSLKGAAPLALGHVRRLAVGADVVSVDRKLDRAGAEALMRELAADPNVEYVEVDRLNKPFATPNDTRYSEQWHYFDAVGGLNAPPAWDLATGSGVVVAVLDTGITSHSDLNANVVAGYDFIVDTTVAGDGNGRDADPSDPGDFEGGYSSSWHGTHVAGTIAAVTNNSKGVAGVAYGAKISPVRVLGRGGGYDSDISDAIIWASGGTVSGVPANANPAKVINLSLGGSGSCGSTSQSAINAAVGRGTVLVIAAGNSNANVSGFSPANCNNVIAVAANGKTGARASYSNYGALIDVTAPGGDGSYGVLSTLNTGSTTPGSETYDGTYQGTSMAAPHVAGVVALIQSVASKTPAEIETILKSTARALPGSCTGGCGAGIVNAYAAVQAAKGGGNPNPPGGNVLTNNVPVTGLAGSANTELRYTLEVPAGSTNLTIATSEGTGDADLYVKSGSAPTTTTYDCRPYKSGNAESCAFASPQAGTYHVLVRGYSTFSAVKLLGSFTAGSGGGGQSFFENTTDFSILDNTTIESPITVSGRTGNAPSTLKVSVSIYHTYQGDLKVDLVAPDGSVYGLHNYTGSGTDNIVTTYTVNASSEVANGTWKLRVNDKAAGDTGYLDKWSLQF
- a CDS encoding DUF885 domain-containing protein yields the protein MHSMRALGALSALLLLSPSCTASRAPSQAGPTLPARTPSPALSPAQVALRAFVDAHFEDSFRRFPTMATQAGIHTYDGELRGFTAEDRMAHLAQLKSELDALPKQVDRAALPPLDRADYDILENHLRARILDIETVRGWERNPNTYLSTASYSVYQLINRDFAPLDQRMRSAVSRMKEVPAVFTSAQSTLKNPPKLWTEIALMQAVGTRALYAETLPKAFAPVKDASLQSQFQQEQARCLAAIDAYIRFLREDLLPRSQGEFPIGEQVYRQKLQYEEGVTEDIDSLLAWGHAELKRTQAQFREVAGRITRGKAPMDVYQELGKEHPAPAALVDTTRATLEELRQFVIDRNIITVPSEVRAQVAETPAFSRALSFASISIVGPFETRATEAYYYVTPPEPTWSAEQVEQHMSFYNRYALPIVSIHEAYPGHYVQFLWTRKVDSKVRQLLGSGSFSEGWGLYTEQMMLDEGYGGGGLQGDKLRLNQLALYLQRLARYVVGLSLHTRGMTYAQAVSFFEQEAYMTRTNAEREARRGTSDPTYLVYALGKKLILQLREDAQAKWGADFTLRRFHDELVSYGYPPIPILRRLMLGEDPG